From Sparus aurata chromosome 9, fSpaAur1.1, whole genome shotgun sequence, a single genomic window includes:
- the grb14 gene encoding growth factor receptor-bound protein 14 isoform X2: MLCTQPCIGYRACPSSEPSLAPNRGVIKVYNEDNTSRAVEVPSDITARDVCQLFVLKNHCIDDHSWTLFEHLSHLGIERIIEDHESVMEVLSGWGLDTDSRLYFRKNYAKYEFFRTPLDFFPDHMVSISSETNGMVDHSQLIQTFLNSSTCPEIHGHLHAKEQSRKSWKKFYFVLRRSGLYVSNKGTSKEPRHLQFIADFSDSDVYTVLSAKKLHGAPTDYGLCVKSSKCSSARDLKLLCADDEQTRTCWITAMRLLKFGMQLYQNFIQPHQKQKASPMRSISENSLVAMDFSGQKSRVIENPSEALSVAVEEGLSWRRKSCHRLSGHGSPSTSQSSVSNIALHLAQAWFHGKLSRDEAQRLITQQGLIDGVFLLRDSQSNPKTFVLSLCHMQKIKHFQILPMDDEGEVFYSLDDGRTRFTDLIQLVEFYQLNRGVLPCKLKHHCARITL, from the exons ATGCTGTGTACTCAGCCATGCATAGGCTACAGAGCTTGTCCAAGCTCAGAACCCAGCTTGGCTCCAAACAGGGGG GTAATCAAAGTTTATAATGAAGATAACACGAGCAGAGCAGTAGAGGTTCCCAGTGACATCACTGCCCGCGATGTATGCCAGCTGTTTGTCTTGAAGAACCACTGCATCGATGACCACAGCTGGACTCTTTTTGAACACCTCTCACATCTGGGAATAG AGAGAATCATTGAAGACCATGAGTCCGTCATGGAGGTGCTATCAGGCTGGGGACTGGACACAGACAGCCGACTGTATTTTAGGAAGAACTATGCCAAATATGAATTCTTCAGGACACCCCTG GACTTTTTCCCAGATCACATGGTCTCCATATCCAGTGAAACCAATGGGATGGTGGATCACTCTCAGCTTATACAG ACCTTTCTCAACTCCAGCACCTGTCCAGAGATACATGGACACCTTCATGCCAAAGAGCAAAGCAGAAAATCCTGGAAGAAGTTTTACTTTGTGCTGCGGAGGTCAGGGCTTTATGTCTCCAACAAGGGAACTTCCAAA gaACCAAGGCATCTCCAGTTCATTGCTGACTTCAGTGACAGCGATGTCTACACTGTGTTGTCAGCCAAAAAACTACATGGAGCACCTACAGATTACGGCCTATGTGTCAAG TCCTCAAAGTGTAGTTCAGCTCGGGACTTGAAGCTGCTTTGTGCGGATGATGAGCAGACCAGGACCTGCTGGATCACAGCCATGCGCTTGTTAAAG tttggGATGCAACTGTACCAAAACTTCATCCAGCCACACCAGAAGCAAAAAGCTTCACCAATG AGAAGCATCTCAGAGAACTCACTGGTGGCCATGGACTTTTCTGGCCAGAAGAGCCGAGTGATCGAGAACCCATCTGAGGCGTTGTCTGTGGCTGTGGAAGAGGGCCTGTCATGGAGG AGGAAAAGCTGCCACCGTCTGAGTGGCCACGGGAGTCCCTCCACATCACAGAGCTCAGTGTCAAACATCG CCCTCCACTTGGCTCAGGCCTGGTTTCATGGCAAACTGTCTCGGGATGAGGCTCAGCGTCTCATCACCCAACAGGGTCTTATCGATGG AGTATTTCTTCTGAGGGACAGCCAAAGTAACCCCAAGACATTTGTCCTGTCACTGTGCCACATGCAGAAAATCAAACACTTTCAGATCTTACCT ATGGATGATGAAGGGGAGGTATTCTACAGCCTGGACGATGGTCGCACACGGTTCACTGACTTGATTCAGTTGGTGGAGTTTTACCAGCTAAACCGTGGCGTGTTGCCCTGTAAGCTCAAACACCACTGTGCCCGGATCACCCTGTGA
- the grb14 gene encoding growth factor receptor-bound protein 14 isoform X3, whose product MNFHARRVTLPAITPLSLQKRVIKVYNEDNTSRAVEVPSDITARDVCQLFVLKNHCIDDHSWTLFEHLSHLGIERIIEDHESVMEVLSGWGLDTDSRLYFRKNYAKYEFFRTPLDFFPDHMVSISSETNGMVDHSQLIQTFLNSSTCPEIHGHLHAKEQSRKSWKKFYFVLRRSGLYVSNKGTSKEPRHLQFIADFSDSDVYTVLSAKKLHGAPTDYGLCVKSSKCSSARDLKLLCADDEQTRTCWITAMRLLKFGMQLYQNFIQPHQKQKASPMRSISENSLVAMDFSGQKSRVIENPSEALSVAVEEGLSWRRKSCHRLSGHGSPSTSQSSVSNIALHLAQAWFHGKLSRDEAQRLITQQGLIDGVFLLRDSQSNPKTFVLSLCHMQKIKHFQILPMDDEGEVFYSLDDGRTRFTDLIQLVEFYQLNRGVLPCKLKHHCARITL is encoded by the exons ATGAATTTCCATGCGAGAAGAGTCACCTTGCCTGCCATCACACCACTTAGTCTGCAGAAGCGG GTAATCAAAGTTTATAATGAAGATAACACGAGCAGAGCAGTAGAGGTTCCCAGTGACATCACTGCCCGCGATGTATGCCAGCTGTTTGTCTTGAAGAACCACTGCATCGATGACCACAGCTGGACTCTTTTTGAACACCTCTCACATCTGGGAATAG AGAGAATCATTGAAGACCATGAGTCCGTCATGGAGGTGCTATCAGGCTGGGGACTGGACACAGACAGCCGACTGTATTTTAGGAAGAACTATGCCAAATATGAATTCTTCAGGACACCCCTG GACTTTTTCCCAGATCACATGGTCTCCATATCCAGTGAAACCAATGGGATGGTGGATCACTCTCAGCTTATACAG ACCTTTCTCAACTCCAGCACCTGTCCAGAGATACATGGACACCTTCATGCCAAAGAGCAAAGCAGAAAATCCTGGAAGAAGTTTTACTTTGTGCTGCGGAGGTCAGGGCTTTATGTCTCCAACAAGGGAACTTCCAAA gaACCAAGGCATCTCCAGTTCATTGCTGACTTCAGTGACAGCGATGTCTACACTGTGTTGTCAGCCAAAAAACTACATGGAGCACCTACAGATTACGGCCTATGTGTCAAG TCCTCAAAGTGTAGTTCAGCTCGGGACTTGAAGCTGCTTTGTGCGGATGATGAGCAGACCAGGACCTGCTGGATCACAGCCATGCGCTTGTTAAAG tttggGATGCAACTGTACCAAAACTTCATCCAGCCACACCAGAAGCAAAAAGCTTCACCAATG AGAAGCATCTCAGAGAACTCACTGGTGGCCATGGACTTTTCTGGCCAGAAGAGCCGAGTGATCGAGAACCCATCTGAGGCGTTGTCTGTGGCTGTGGAAGAGGGCCTGTCATGGAGG AGGAAAAGCTGCCACCGTCTGAGTGGCCACGGGAGTCCCTCCACATCACAGAGCTCAGTGTCAAACATCG CCCTCCACTTGGCTCAGGCCTGGTTTCATGGCAAACTGTCTCGGGATGAGGCTCAGCGTCTCATCACCCAACAGGGTCTTATCGATGG AGTATTTCTTCTGAGGGACAGCCAAAGTAACCCCAAGACATTTGTCCTGTCACTGTGCCACATGCAGAAAATCAAACACTTTCAGATCTTACCT ATGGATGATGAAGGGGAGGTATTCTACAGCCTGGACGATGGTCGCACACGGTTCACTGACTTGATTCAGTTGGTGGAGTTTTACCAGCTAAACCGTGGCGTGTTGCCCTGTAAGCTCAAACACCACTGTGCCCGGATCACCCTGTGA